A DNA window from Chloroflexota bacterium contains the following coding sequences:
- a CDS encoding Hsp20/alpha crystallin family protein: MQMVLQRIDPFREFKKLDEVISRAWQGDGDGHFERRWAIPVDLTQDGDDVVLRATVPGVAPEDIDVTIEDGVLTISAETPQNGDDSYIIRERRVGKLYRALRLPNTLDVGKAETEYRHGVLTLTFPKVEAVKARRLEIKGA, translated from the coding sequence ATGCAAATGGTCTTGCAGAGAATCGACCCATTCAGGGAGTTCAAGAAGTTGGATGAGGTTATCAGTCGCGCTTGGCAGGGCGATGGCGACGGGCACTTCGAGCGGCGCTGGGCTATCCCCGTTGACCTCACTCAGGACGGCGACGACGTGGTGCTGCGGGCGACTGTTCCTGGTGTCGCGCCGGAGGACATCGACGTTACCATCGAGGACGGTGTCCTGACCATCAGCGCGGAGACGCCGCAGAACGGCGATGACTCGTACATCATCCGCGAGCGGCGCGTCGGCAAGCTATACCGCGCGTTGCGCCTTCCGAACACTCTCGATGTGGGCAAGGCGGAGACGGAATACAGGCACGGAGTGCTGACGCTGACATTCCCAAAGGTCGAGGCGGTGAAGGCGCGACGCTTAGAAATTAAAGGCGCGTAA
- the hisH gene encoding imidazole glycerol phosphate synthase subunit HisH codes for MRSNIAIIDYQAGNLRSVQKALEECGANAQITADAAAIAAADGVVFPGQGACDASMRSIRERGLYDVIRQSIDSGKPFLGVCLGLQLLLESSEEGDEACLAILNGSTKRLPPDKTEQVGLKIPHMGWNSVSLSLDHPVFDGIPPGSYFYFVHSYYADPVNRAVVAGITNYGIDFCSAVAWDNVAAVQFHPEKSGAVGLQLYRNFLTLVEKSRGVPTPTSGCE; via the coding sequence ATGCGCTCGAATATCGCGATAATCGACTACCAGGCCGGCAATCTTCGCAGCGTGCAGAAGGCGTTGGAGGAGTGCGGAGCTAACGCGCAAATCACCGCTGACGCCGCTGCCATAGCCGCCGCGGACGGTGTTGTATTCCCCGGGCAAGGGGCATGCGATGCATCCATGCGCAGCATTCGCGAGCGCGGGTTGTACGATGTCATACGGCAGTCTATAGACAGCGGCAAGCCGTTTCTCGGTGTGTGCCTCGGACTGCAACTGCTGCTCGAATCGTCAGAAGAGGGCGACGAAGCGTGCTTAGCCATACTGAATGGCAGCACAAAGCGCCTGCCGCCTGACAAGACCGAGCAGGTCGGCTTGAAGATACCGCACATGGGCTGGAACAGCGTTTCCCTGTCTCTCGACCATCCGGTATTTGACGGCATACCACCTGGCTCCTATTTCTACTTCGTGCACAGCTACTACGCCGACCCGGTAAACAGAGCCGTAGTGGCCGGCATAACGAACTACGGCATCGACTTCTGCAGCGCGGTCGCGTGGGACAACGTGGCAGCAGTGCAATTCCACCCGGAAAAGAGCGGCGCCGTAGGCCTGCAACTTTACCGCAATTTCCTGACACTGGTCGAGAAGAGCCGTGGCGTGCCAACGCCCACGAGTGGTTGCGAGTAA
- a CDS encoding cob(I)yrinic acid a,c-diamide adenosyltransferase, translating to MKIYTKSGDAGETGLLFGGRVPKNDPRCVAYGEADFATSAMGLARALSQDSRVKEILLQVQREMFTLSGELATDVDNYDHYKTNFHAISAENVDALETLIDELSAQVELPPKFIIPGASAASGALDLARSALRAAERSIVGLHQDELLPNPELLRYANRLADLLFMLARYEDRALPMDIVTGTRLDE from the coding sequence ATGAAGATTTACACTAAGTCGGGCGACGCGGGCGAGACGGGCTTGCTGTTCGGCGGTCGTGTGCCGAAGAACGACCCGCGCTGCGTGGCATACGGCGAGGCAGATTTCGCCACATCCGCGATGGGACTGGCGCGTGCGCTGTCGCAAGACTCTCGCGTGAAGGAAATCCTGCTCCAGGTGCAGCGCGAGATGTTCACGCTCAGCGGCGAACTTGCCACCGATGTGGACAACTACGATCACTACAAGACGAACTTTCACGCCATAAGCGCGGAGAACGTGGACGCTCTTGAGACGCTGATAGACGAGCTTAGCGCGCAGGTCGAACTGCCGCCAAAGTTCATCATCCCCGGCGCGAGTGCGGCGTCCGGCGCGCTCGACTTGGCTCGTAGCGCACTAAGGGCTGCCGAGCGCAGCATTGTGGGCTTGCATCAGGATGAGCTATTGCCGAATCCGGAACTGCTTCGCTATGCAAACCGCCTCGCAGACTTGCTATTCATGCTGGCGCGCTACGAAGACCGCGCGTTGCCAATGGACATTGTAACCGGCACACGCCTAGACGAATAA
- a CDS encoding MerR family transcriptional regulator: MARLADFRRIADTHRKADAMQQDELTLRHDEPVFIISVAARMLGVQTQTLRYYERIGLIEPARTGGNQRVFSRADIERVRRIRGFMDDLGVNLAGVEVILRLLDRLNDSEAEVSRLSEENTQLRDRLTQRRG, encoded by the coding sequence ATGGCGCGCTTGGCAGACTTCCGAAGAATAGCGGACACACACAGAAAGGCAGACGCGATGCAGCAGGACGAACTAACATTGCGACACGACGAGCCAGTATTCATCATCAGCGTGGCGGCGCGAATGCTAGGCGTGCAGACGCAGACGCTGCGCTACTACGAGCGAATCGGGCTTATCGAACCGGCACGCACAGGCGGCAACCAGCGCGTCTTCTCACGCGCGGACATCGAACGAGTGCGCCGCATTCGCGGATTCATGGACGATCTAGGCGTCAACCTTGCCGGAGTAGAGGTCATACTGCGCTTGCTTGACAGGCTGAACGATTCCGAAGCGGAAGTATCTCGCCTCAGCGAGGAGAACACGCAGTTGCGTGATAGGCTGACGCAGCGGCGGGGCTAG
- a CDS encoding J domain-containing protein — MATDYYNVLGVSRGADEKEIRSAFRKLARKYHPDLNPGDEVAERKFKEINEANEVLSDADKRSKYDKYGDSWMHADRIESQTGGSPFGGGFGQGTRVEYGFGDLGDLDDLLDGFGYRTRTNARRRSRPGRANHHDVPVTITLEEAFSGTKRMVNVPAKDGRMRRIEVSIPVAVDNGSRVHISLDDGIQVFLVVSVASHHKFKRDGDNLYADLSLPFEDAVLGGEAEFTSLKGKLVLKVPPGSADGRRIRIQRHGMPARNTPSANGDLYVTVKPQLPVSLGADEKQALEEYRRLRIANGERG; from the coding sequence ATGGCAACCGACTACTATAATGTGCTTGGCGTATCCCGCGGCGCGGACGAGAAGGAGATTCGCTCTGCCTTCAGGAAGCTTGCGCGAAAATACCACCCGGACCTGAACCCCGGCGACGAAGTGGCGGAGCGCAAGTTCAAGGAGATTAACGAAGCGAACGAAGTGCTGTCCGACGCGGACAAGCGATCCAAATACGACAAGTACGGCGACAGTTGGATGCACGCAGACCGCATAGAATCGCAGACCGGCGGTTCGCCCTTCGGCGGCGGATTCGGTCAAGGCACGCGCGTTGAGTACGGCTTCGGCGACTTGGGCGATCTCGACGACTTGCTGGACGGTTTTGGCTACCGCACGCGCACGAACGCGCGCCGTCGTAGCCGCCCCGGTCGCGCAAATCACCACGATGTGCCGGTTACCATCACGCTGGAAGAGGCGTTCTCCGGCACGAAGCGCATGGTCAATGTGCCCGCTAAGGACGGCAGAATGCGGCGCATCGAAGTCAGCATACCGGTGGCAGTGGACAACGGCTCGCGCGTGCACATCTCGCTGGATGACGGCATTCAGGTCTTTCTGGTGGTCAGCGTCGCATCGCATCACAAGTTCAAGCGCGATGGTGACAACCTGTACGCCGACCTGTCTTTGCCGTTCGAGGACGCAGTGCTCGGCGGCGAGGCGGAGTTCACTTCTTTGAAGGGCAAACTGGTGCTGAAAGTGCCACCCGGCAGCGCGGACGGCAGGCGCATTCGAATACAGCGGCATGGCATGCCGGCGCGCAATACGCCATCCGCGAACGGCGATTTGTATGTGACGGTAAAACCCCAGTTGCCCGTATCGCTTGGGGCAGACGAGAAGCAGGCGCTCGAAGAGTATCGCCGCCTGCGCATAGCCAACGGCGAGCGCGGTTAG
- the hisA gene encoding 1-(5-phosphoribosyl)-5-[(5-phosphoribosylamino)methylideneamino]imidazole-4-carboxamide isomerase, with translation MEVIPAIDLRGGKCVRLYQGDYARETVYSDDPLDTALRWVDMGASRLHIVDLDGARDGMPVNLNTVERIATAVDVPLHLGGGIRDRDAARGAIDAGVSRVMLGTAAVEDTELIRSLLSEFCAESVIVSVDAKDGLVALRGWTKGSGALATDLVADMAALGVLRFLYTDISRDGTLTEPNFDGVSALVGQGDIRLIAAGGIASVAHLERLAEIGAEAAVVGRAIYTGDIDLRDAIETIG, from the coding sequence ATGGAAGTGATACCGGCGATAGACCTTCGCGGCGGGAAGTGCGTGCGCCTGTATCAAGGCGACTACGCGCGCGAAACCGTTTATTCGGATGACCCGCTCGATACCGCGCTGCGCTGGGTTGATATGGGCGCGAGCAGGCTGCACATCGTCGATCTCGACGGCGCGCGCGACGGCATGCCGGTGAACTTGAACACAGTTGAACGCATCGCCACAGCCGTCGATGTGCCGCTGCATCTCGGAGGCGGCATACGCGACAGGGACGCGGCGCGCGGCGCGATTGATGCCGGTGTCAGCCGCGTTATGCTAGGCACGGCAGCAGTCGAAGATACTGAACTCATCCGCAGTCTGCTCAGCGAATTCTGTGCGGAAAGCGTCATCGTTAGCGTGGACGCTAAGGACGGACTGGTCGCGCTCCGTGGATGGACAAAGGGCAGCGGCGCGCTCGCCACTGATCTAGTCGCTGATATGGCGGCGCTGGGTGTCTTGCGCTTCCTGTACACCGACATTTCGCGCGACGGCACGCTGACCGAGCCGAACTTCGATGGCGTCAGCGCGCTCGTCGGTCAGGGCGATATTCGGCTTATCGCGGCGGGCGGAATTGCGAGCGTGGCGCACTTGGAACGGCTCGCTGAAATCGGCGCTGAAGCGGCGGTCGTGGGCAGGGCAATCTACACTGGCGACATTGACCTGCGCGATGCTATTGAGACTATCGGCTAG